The sequence AAGTAATTTTTTGTTTGCAAATCAGAAGTTACAAAGAAAGGTGTGTCACTGAAGAAATGTCACTATACTGCAAAGCCTGAACCTACTTCCACTTGTCAAAGGATGTAATTCATGATGTTCCTCATTAATTGGCTGATGATAGTAAATATATAAAAGTGTAACAGCTGCAAGTGCCTGGTTACACCATCTAATATACTGGGTCCAGGATCCTAACTCAAACAAGACTTCTATATACCTCCATTATGACCCACTCTTGGCTTATGGCAACAGCTAATATTTGTCCTAATCCATACCATTAAACTAAAATGTGTGTCATAGTTTGGACAAATCTTCTTTTTTAAACTACTTTCCTTTTAGATCATGAGAAGCGTAAGTATGGCAGCTACAGAGCAGACTGTCGCAAACTGAGTTGTGCTACATCTCATCCATATGGGTTGGGTGTCACTCATTTTTACCACTGTacttcaaaaagaaaaataataaatattttcatCATTAAACCTATAGTACAGTTCCTAAGTGCAGGGAAACAGATTCAGACGAGGAGAATCCGCTtatgcagccaacacaacatacagtagacaacaaattcctcaaagtgcaggcttcctctgggacagagatacaaagtagagctctactcacaagttcataatgcaattctccatttaatgtgacagccaagaacagtggaaagacaacgtttcaggtcccaaaTGCTGTCTTTACACTGTTCTTGGccgtcacattaaatggagaattgcattatgaacttgtgagtagagctctactttgtatctctgtcccagaggaaacctgcactttgaggaatttgtttgATCATTAAACCTGCCAACTCTCTCCAGGTCAACATTGTGATATTATTCGGCTGCTCTTCCTTCTGTGCTTAACTTTGTAAAACAAAAGCTGGTAACAAACAagtaaatggacataaaaaaaacagGAATGAAATATTATCCATCAATACATTACTTTttgtagcataataaaataaattgcatttACAGCTgtgattaatttattttttattgaagtgaaacttctttagtggcacctattctgatggggtaaaacgggagagatgggggacaaatgtgaaacggaagtgacgtcacggctcccccatccctcccccccacatgcctgctgtgacatgcggcggcggtggcgatagccgccggcgccgctcctaacggccgccgttaaccccacacgtccgctgccatgggtgtacaaagatggctggcgcagagcttccggtgctgcgggtgtgggtgtagttagatggcggacgccccgcaagtcctccggctgtgagaggagccgctgctcagcctctctcctccctaactccgcttccccttccctgtgtcccgctgactgagcgccgccgggggcCGGAGGAGGAGAGCCACCATTCACCCCACACGTCCACACAGACATGGgaggttgaggcgcatgcgcagatttgaCCGCCGGGTCCCTCAGGTTGAATCAGACAGAGccaccgcgggtccgcagctctgcctgcctttgagggggggaggagataatCAGACAGAgctgccgcgggtccgcagctctgcctgcctttgagggggggaggagagactcagacagagccgccgcgggtccgcagctctgcctgcctttgaggagggggaggagagactcagacagagccgccgcgggtccgcagctctgcctgcctttgaggggggggggaggagagactcagacagagccgccgcgggtccgcagctctgcctgcctttgaggggggggggaggagagactcagacagagctgccgcgggtccgcagctctgcctgcctttgaggggggggaggagagactcagacagagccgccgcgggtccgcagctctgcctgcctttgaggggggggggaggagagactcagacagagctgccgcgggtccgcagctatgcctggggtggggggagtcaggagagagggggcaggacacagaaagagagacacagatacactgacacacacacacacactgactcacacacacacacacacacgctgactgacacacatactgactgacacacacacactgactgacacacacacactgactgacacacatacacactgactgacacacatacacactgactgacacacatacacacacacacactgatacacatacacacacactgactgacacacatacacactgactgacacacatacacacacacaacgactgacacacacactgactgatacgcacgcacactgactgatacgcacgcacactgactgacacacatacgcacgcacactgactgacacacatacgcacgcacactgactgactgtcagggtcgcctagaccaggggtgagcaaactttttatgccgagcccccctttttatccatgaaatttctcgggccccccctgcctgatgtaatcaaaatcacattaaaaaaaaacctttattaaacggtatacaaatatgtctaaggccgcgcatatagtgcccgcgacggcgacgctagcgaaagttgtatttcgcttcgCGGCGGCGGcatgggcgaccaggccattgattggttcaggggctgtcacatgaggacgacagcccctgaaaaatcaaatattgccagcttcaaaaaattgcgtcaccacgtcacgcttactataagcgcacaaggcggcggcgacaatgcatttattttcgggcgacgtcgcgtcgccggcactataagcgcagcctaaatacttacatacttcaacagctcgctcttgcaaaattaggctgtgtccacgctgctgcagagagcggtgacatcaccaactctccaagcatgagcacagggtgtcctgcataattttgcaagcacgagcggggaagtgtttacacttttttttattattatttctgtatattcatagtatgattgatatagtggcagccgacccttacacttgcagaggatcacagcgaagcaggttcccagcggaggagagcagaaacacagcgctattgtagggcagacaccgtaaggagggcacaaccaacaggcacagcacacacacacacaatcacaacacacacaaccaacacacacaacactcaatcacaacacccacacacactcgcagacaaccaacaggcacagcacacacacacacaccacacactcaatcacaacacacacacacacacactgcagtatatatatatatatatatatatatatatatatatatatatatatatgatacgaaccaatccaaagaccagtaaagagacagcacaccgcacggggttaatccaaaaatctatattcacaacatgaaatacacgtgtatttcatgttgtgaatatagatttttggattaaccccgtgcggtgtgctgtctctttactggtctttggattggttcgtatcatacttattttctatgggactagcatctgctattataaccttttctactgcagtgtgctgactgaccttcatgtgtatatatatatatatatatatatacacatacatatatatatatatatatatatatatatatatatatatatatatacacacatacatacatacatacatacatatacatacacacacatacataatcacaaccaacacacacaacactcaatcacaacacacacatactcacagacaaccaacaggcacagcacacacacacacacacaccacagtatatatatacatatatatatatatatacatacacacacacacacacacacacacacacacacacacacacacacacacacacacacacacacacacacacacacacacacacacacacacacacacacacacacacacatacacacacacacacacacacacaaacacacatatatacatactgtacacacacaaatatacatatatacacacacacacacaaatatacacacacatacatatacacacacatacatatacacacacacatatacatatttacacacacacaaatatacatatacacacacacacacacacacacacacacacacacacacacacacacacacacacacacacacacacacatatatatataaaaatatatacacacacacaaatatacatatatacatatataaaatatacatatatacatatacataaatatacatatatacacacgcacacaaatacacacacacacacacatatatatatatatatacatacacacacacacacacacacacacacacacacacacacacacacacacacacacacacacaaatatatatacacacacacacatacatacacacacacacaaatatacacacacacacacacacacacacacacacacacacacacacacacacacacacacacacacacacacacacatatacatatatacacacacacacacaaatatacatatacacacacacacacacacacatatacacacacacacacacacacacctggtgggtggggggagcgagtaactaagcctgctcaggtgtccccatgtgctgctgaaaatgggcgggtaacagacaggaggaggagggcttgtctgtgtgcaaggaaggccccgcagcaaggccccgccccctctgcaggcagacacagcagggaactggaagcagtctcagcacggagcttctggccgcccatgcacggctctgcccgcccccaggtttacCTGCACGCAGCCCatgccccccctacataatcttgcgcccccccaagagggcgcgccccccagtttgcgcaccgctggcctagacctcctgcctagccatagcttccttgtccactgggtgtgctgctgccgtctgttggctctgggttcctcctcctgtctgtcttcttgttgctcctgtctctgtcctttatagcttgcttcctgtctgttggttttgcctttgcttgaagtcagactccttatgcacatgcttctgatcctgatctgttttctgtacctgtacctgtattatagaagtctgttcacagtaaaagcccttgctggtaatctggcttgttcctgttctcagtccctgcccccagacctgtccttgctcccctgtcctgttccagtctcctcgttgccgacctctgcttgttacctgacttcgctacctgccgcctgcctcggacccatgcttgtgacccctactacgctcgtgctgttccggccaccgagatcctacccgccacaggagtctcccgtgacagaaagcaaaggccacttctggatctcgctggaacagattctctgccttcctgcttcagcagaccccatccgcttggaggaagataagtacttttttttttttttttgaaatcccagtagggatcctgaaggttttgttgctgcaaaggtttctgcagggttttttgtgccactttctccatgagaagaattcccttttacaaaaaaaaaaaccctccctgcagtacctgtttttgccattttcagactttcattacctggacaagaattgtctctgcattgtgggtgggccactgcagattttcagactcacatttctatttaagacggttaccttgatttactgctttccctggttggaccactgctgttcacagggtccccatttcaaaagacaaaagtgctcccattattttgttgctgcatgctttgattttcttgcatctatagtttttcatatgattggttctaaggtttcaggtttacctgcaagttcccctaaagtttgtttctctgcaacatatgatatccctacgcctgatatcaaaggtttcagatttgactgcagggttctctgtctgatattcctatgtccgatgtcaaaagtttcagatctaactacaagttttctgtgtattagtttcctgctgtctatgatatttctatgcctgatatctaaagtttcagattcaactgcaggttttctttgtctatatgatatccctacgcctgatgcctaaagatttagatgtaactgcaggttctctctgtctgtatgatatccctacacctgatttctaaagtttcagatataactacaggtttctctgtctatgttttttccttgcatttataaatctctgtgactgatgctaaagtctcaaaaggtcagctctcctatcatgtgtctctctgtgtctaatattcctgttgttcattctaatgcttctgttttaaaaatacatttcctctttactggtttcttgggaagtgtggtttccccatgtctgaaattatagctcccactcaaacagtcgtgagcagtaaatgtgaacacagtaccactgattcttcagaacttctcaaagcaaggaagaagaagaaaaagaagggaggcattactgtggaagttgcagaaggaattaagaatgaaaatttaacctcagagtctgcatttgatgaaagagatatgctgcagcttaaggcaactcacagacgtatcccaagaatagtggaagagaagaaagatgcccctactcagacgcttcaagctgcacagaaagcgattgattgtctttatggacgtttagataaggagcaagaagctaattctgcactacaaaactgtctatcctcagcaattgctaagtgtgttctccaggagaaagaaaaagagcagttggagagtgacctggatggcatttcagctgagctggagaaggcatatactgatgctgctgagaatcggtgcctcgcttctaaaagtaacgaattcctggaaatctctatgaaggaaattgacaggcttaatacagagcttaacgtctcccaggaggaggtttgctacttcaaaaaagagatggaagttgttcgggaggagagatgctacttgaaaacagagatacgttctatgagagacgcctccgaagagttaaatagtaggtttgaaattataaaccaaatgagtaagtacttctctgtccaagccagtgaaaaagataaaagactccatgaatcagaagaggagaacagactattgatagaagaaaagtcaaggatgcaattagcgctggaaaaagcagagggtgactgggaaaaagaaaaatatcagttggagaatgacaggttgatcttgtcaagtaagctggagaaggcctacgctgattctgcccagtaccagactttcatggctcaagttgacgcagcactggaagcatctcagaaagaggttcacaggcttactacagagctagaagcctctaaggagaagagttgccacttcaacacagaactatgtttattgagagaaatcttcgaagggttaaatatcagttttgaaactgtaacccaagagtgcaagaatctctatgtccaagtcagtgaaggagataagaaactccataaattaggagaggagaagaaacagttggcccaggaaaagttagatgtgcagacagcactgcagaatgcagagagagtgctgcaagaagaacgtgtctccctggagcggcgcacacaagcagaaaatatgctgcagagtcagctgcgagaactgcgtacacatctgcaggacaccaaggagaaatgggtgaatgctgaagaaaagcagcgagttctgcaggaagaaagtttccagactgcctacaaaatagaGATGCTGCAaaattatttgagtacccagtgtgtccccaaagaacagcatgaggagctgaaggccacactgagcataaccagagcctcgctggaggaagagctaaagctagcagctgaacacacatctcaacaactcacagcgctgcaggcgcagatcgctgagctcaagacacagcttgccaaaaaggaggagagagagaaggtgtccatctggtaagtggctggcctgacacagcgctatgaggtcaaaatggccgatgcctgcaaattattggaccatacagcccgtgataaggtctggctgcagctggagctggacaatgcccgggaggagtaccggcagctgcagatcagaaattaagaagatttaagctttactctgagtcagctgggaaatatggagtcgcgactcaactccaaagaagccgaactgacaactgcattgagtgtgaaaagaagtgtagaaggacagcttcaagagctgaaaaatcaaatagctggtcttaatgagattttaggtgataccacgaaacggcagtcacaaaaggagatcatggagcgtgaattctatgttcccacttacccatgttaaaagtctgcacccgtccttgatgcccacattcctgatgtccatgcctctgcagtggagttgaacgtatccattgggaagttccagattccaaaactaaaagagatatatttgTCACATaaaagagaccacgaagagtgaactctgtgtccccactgactcatgtagaaaggctgcacccgtctttgatgcccacgtttctgatgtctctgcccctgcatttaggttgaacgcacccatttggaggttccttgcagcacccaatgtacctgtggagtaccctctgcccgctgacaaaccaccagaggtgggtcacttTGAGTcctcttttcatcaaggcctccgggaagagcctggaggatcgtccggagaacgctctcgagaggggggagtaatgtcagggtcgcctagacctcctgcctagccatagcttccttgtccactgggtgtgctgctgccttctgttggctctgggttcctctgtctgtctgtcttcttgttgctcctgtctctgtcctttatagcttgcttcctgtctgttggttttgcctttgcttgaagtcagactccttatgcacatgcttctgatgctgatctgttttctgtacctgtacctgtattatagaagtctgttcacagtaaaagcccttgctggtaatctggcttgtccatgtttgttcctgttctcagtccctgcccccagacctgtccttgctcccctgtcctgttccagtctcctcgttgccgacctctgcttgttacctgacttcgctacctgccgcctgcctcggacccctgcttgtgacccctactacgctcgtgctgttccggccaccgagatcctacccgccacaggagtctcccgtgacagagacacatatacgcacacacactgactgacacacatacgcacgcacactgactgacacacatacactcactgactgacacacatacgcacgcacactgactgacacacatacactcactgactgacacacatacacacactgaccgacacagagagacattcacaatacacagagagagagacatacactgacacacacacacacacattgactgacacacacacacacactgactgacacacacacacattgactgacacacacacacacacacacacattgactgatacacacacattgactgacacactcacacacacactgactgacacacatgcacacactgactgacacacatgcacacactgactgacacacacatgcacatgcaacacacatacatacactctgactgacacacatacatactcactgactgacacatacactgactgacacattatgcgttataagtcaatttctgtgacaaaagtcaaagaagtttcacttactatgcgcgtgcacagcacacacagctttttttataaaaatggtttaccacgaagtaatacattgagagttatctctcgttttcaagtatgtcctgggcacagagttataaaaatacatggttacattaaaagaacagggttatacagtcaattcaagTTTTTTCAAGATCCTCTATTACAATTGTGGAATAAGTTTCCACGTAATTACCCTTGCAGAAGCTTGGGTATAAAGTCGACggtggtttgaatggtgaataGGGAATCTCCGCATTACATTGAATGTCCACATCATTTGTGAATGTATCACTTGTCCCCATTCTTCCAATATTTGACGCCGATCTACTTACTGGATCTTTCAAGAAGAATTTCTTTAGGGTGAGTTTTCTCACAAACTTATGTATGTCGATGTACAAATTGAAGTGCTAGAAAAGAGTGATAAAACAGGCGCTACTTCGTGAATGAAATCAGTGAAAAATAAATGAGAAAGGTGGTACAGATAGGATTAATAATccaaccccttgctcaaacctcactggtgggacctgtgtcacgggttccaagggttaagtattgctcaaaacatccagggggagcatgtgtgtGTACAAATTGAAAGCATTTGGGTCCTTGGTTGGGGCGAAAGATAGCCCCTTACTCAATACCCCCCTTTTTCTATTTCTGATCAGTTATATTTGCTGATGTTAAAGATATTGATACTAGCTTTTAATGATGAATTCCTAGAGTTTGCTTtttcttttcccttctctctttcctctgaactttattttctttttcttattctCCCTATCCTTTCTAGTTCCCTGCTCGAGTCTAGCCTTGTCTCTTTTGCTGTCCTTCCCCTCCGGCTCCCCTAAAAAAGGTGAATAACACCTCCTAAATGGATGTTCTGGGGACCTATATCTACCTGTAGTTTCATGCTCAGGGGATCGATGATAGTGTCTCTTATGGGTATTATCTTCATTTCTTGTGTTTTCCCTTGTCCAGGGTACATATCTCTCCTGGAGTTGTAGTTTATTCCCGTAGTGcacccttttttttaaatacagtgtagcactgttcccccaaagtgggagatacacagcttctgctacctagAGTGTGGTGCgcatacctgttagggtcaggagagctgagatgATCTGCGGTGATATGGAGATCAGGACAAGCTTAGGTTCTTCCTCTGAGCTGCTTCTCagggtgcttagcgcctccagccaTAGTGGACTCCAGGGTGTCTGGAGATCAGTCCCCAATATTGCACACTTCTTTCCcccctgcccagggactgacacgcAGGCAGAGGTATGATGAACAAGGGGTCTTTATTGCAGTCACTGAATTAGATGTTTCATGCACAGCGGTGCAGAGTCTTAGAGGCTCCAAGCCTATGAATTGTGCTGGACCCCGGTACTATGGAGTAATCTATAgcaatcagatgttcccccagcacCAAAGAACTGGGGGTGGGCATGCTCATCCCTGATGGGAGAGTCTCACAACCCTACGGGTCTCTTCCTCATCCAGACcaggactgactaaatttggcaCTCCCTCCCATCAGGAAcaagaaggggtgggctcatggtctatacaaggggggcgcaaacttttttccctgcgcccccctgccggctgtcccctcactcccgcgccccccccaaccccaaattaatgacgtcacgttgccatagcaacgtgacgtcacatcaccttgcagcgtcattttgacgccgtgttgccatggcgacgcagggaggaagccgctggagccacggtaagttaggtttacagaggccctgcagctcccccggtaCTTAATTTAagcccccccgtcggcagtctcgcgccccacagtttacgcaccgctggtctatacctatccttgataggcttacacaggcaatgagtcaccaccacactcctgtccatcagagaggagcatgtagggGGGGTTAAAAGCCCACGGATTAACCTGTCACTGCCCAGACTGCTTAGGACTGACGTGACTGGGAGGAGAGACAGGTAGAATGGACTTACCATGTTACACAGTTTACTATGTTGTCGGTTTACATTTTTTTACTTGATGGACTGGAGCCACTTGTGTTGCAGAGTGGCATTTTCTATTCTTTTCAGTACTGGAACATCATTACACCGTTTCCCCCCTATGCCATGTACTTtgcatctgcatacatgtgtgcaGTAGCATTATATCCAAAAAGCAGCAACCCTTTCACTGCCTGAGAGGCCAGCAACAACACATTGCTCTGGCAACACAACATTTTGAAAAACAGGCTGCAAATTGCTTCGACCCTCTTGAAATCTGGGCACTGTACCAGCACTTTATTATGTAAACCGACCACCAGTGGCTGCAGCACAATGGCAGGTATGTAGAATATGCTTCATTTTCATGGCTAAAATGCTTTGAGCAGAGCACGTGTTGTGAGGTGTCTGGGACACTGACGTCACGAGCACAGACGCGCCCCCTTTGTTAGTGACctcgagagagaaagagaggaccaCGGTCTCCATGGCAACCGCTCTCTCCTCTACCGTCGCCACCTACGTCATCCTCACTGACGTAGGtgatgccccccctctccctggtctccctttttcccaccgtctcgcgctctctttctctccccggcACGCGGCGCCCACGCGTGGTTACACGTTGTGTCCCGCACATGTGGGCAAGGTAACGGTAAATAACGGACGTGGTAACGGTCATTACAAGTTCAATCTAGACacggggtgcagggggagggagggggggggcgtgtgaACTCAACCCTACGGCCATCTCTGCCGCACTGACCCCCATACTGACcatctccacccccctctccggTGATGGCGCTGATCCCCTGCCAGGTGCTGCGGGCCGCCATCCTGCTCTCATACCTGTCCGTGCTGTGCCACTACAAGGCCATAGAGATGCCCGCGCATCACACCTATGGGGGCAGCTGGAAATTCCTCACTTTCATTGACCTGGTGAGTCACTATACACAGACCGCAGATCCTCCATATCAATACATAGTGTACTCATActgcatgtgtgtttgtgtaaataGAAACACATTCACCTAGATACTCTATGTGTACTGCAATGTACTTTTATATATAGCAAGATAGTCTGATcatatacatgcacaaacacaggtaggtgtctgggtgtgtgtgtgaaacacattacatatagttatatataataataacaactttatttcatgtaaAGCGCGGCATAATTgcagatgatatatatatatatatatacatatatatatatatatatatatatatatatatatatacacacacacacacacacacacaccacatacacagtatattttagATGTAGCCGTGTTATCGGATTATCAATGAGGCAAAGTCTTATGTAACATACTGTAGTCAAATCACTTCTCTGCATTTTGTTCAGAAAATGTAAGTAATTTAGCTGATGAGATTGTATTTGTTTAGCACCACCTGAAATAATGTGTACAGTGTATATACGGTGAGGTCGTTGCTGTCAGaaattgggggatgggggggagggtgttgagACAGTGCGTGTGTTTAAAATCTGGACGTTTAGGAATTAGTCCTAGTGCAACGTGACCTAATCCAGCGTCAATCAGTCGTGATTTTTGTATGTTCTGTCTTTTTTTAAACGTTTCATTATTCATTATTCACGATGGTCTTGAACACATGTTCACCCCTGTTTATCAGTAGTCAAATCACCACTGTATTTGACTTTACTTTTAAAATTTGGCCAAGACTGTTTGTTAAACTCGGAGCAAATGTTTATTCATGGGGAACAAAGAAGGGAAGTAAGTTTCTGCCACTGTGCGattgtttaattattattattattgaaaaaaaaaattagtttgtAAAAATGCTCTAGGTCCTCAAAGCTCTGGGTGTCCCCAATTGGCAATATTTGTAATTCTTATGCTTTTGCCAGTACTAACGAGGACAAACAAAGATGGCTGGGGGATCACCCAattggaagctgcaatgtcatctcaagatgatgtcacggctttctattggtaaAGCTGACGCCAA comes from Ascaphus truei isolate aAscTru1 chromosome 4, aAscTru1.hap1, whole genome shotgun sequence and encodes:
- the AIG1 gene encoding androgen-induced gene 1 protein isoform X17 encodes the protein MALIPCQVLRAAILLSYLSVLCHYKAIEMPAHHTYGGSWKFLTFIDLVFLNIIPY
- the AIG1 gene encoding androgen-induced gene 1 protein isoform X16, with translation MALIPCQVLRAAILLSYLSVLCHYKAIEMPAHHTYGGSWKFLTFIDLVDQEPQGNPLGYRR
- the AIG1 gene encoding androgen-induced gene 1 protein isoform X13, whose product is MALIPCQVLRAAILLSYLSVLCHYKAIEMPAHHTYGGSWKFLTFIDLMCLEEKFGRLFIDTAIQWVHKR
- the AIG1 gene encoding androgen-induced gene 1 protein isoform X14, which gives rise to MALIPCQVLRAAILLSYLSVLCHYKAIEMPAHHTYGGSWKFLTFIDLLIQKSLYGTLHTVLPAC
- the AIG1 gene encoding androgen-induced gene 1 protein isoform X15, which gives rise to MALIPCQVLRAAILLSYLSVLCHYKAIEMPAHHTYGGSWKFLTFIDLRPLNGGVCRENTFLIH